DNA from Tachypleus tridentatus isolate NWPU-2018 chromosome 8, ASM421037v1, whole genome shotgun sequence:
gaatgaGGGTTGAAGAAAAATTAgtatctaatatatagaaaaaaagaagGAGAATTGTGATCCATATCAAGAACTAATTTTTATCAACACATTTACTATGCTCTTATCCAGTTGTTCACATGCTTTCTGGCTATTTCTCAAGTCAGCAAGAAGTCTTTTCTGAGCTATTTTGTTTCTCGAATACTGTTGGAAGTTGGTTTTTGCATTTTCTGCATCTTCTGCTTTTCTTTTAACCATGGCTAGGTAAAAAGCTTTCTTTTTTTCAGCTTGAATTTTATCTTCTGCTTCTTTGCCAAGTCCAGTTCTATTTGCTTTAACTACCAGAGGTATTGGCTGTTTTATTCCCGAGTCTATTAACAATACAAGAAAAACAGTGTCTTCTATACATTTCAAAAGGCTGTTACATTTAACCTAAGCTTAGGCCACACAAGAAAAGTGCTACAGAAACCTTTTAAAAATtgataactttaaacattaatagATATActtgttttgttctatgttttactattttttattgtcttttggtgttttaagaattaacttgTTTATTCAAACTTGGATCCATTAGTTTAAATTCATCTTATAGATATTAGCAGGTTATAATATAAATCAGGCTGTATTACagcaaatacataaatacattttattattaaaattaagtatattgttatttctaataaattattttctattactaTGTTCTATATAGTGAAAGATAAGTTTTACTACTTCAGTGTGCAGACAAACtactgagaaaaaaattaactggttcttaaacattaggcttaacagtaacagtaaataATAGGCTACTGGTATTTGGTATCAACTATTTATGTTCTggttataacttttgatacaatgtTTATGACATGTATAAGAGTCAAGCATTCACAATTTGTAAGATTTATTTGGGAACTGAGAACTTGCAtgtacttttaaggaagctaataatgaagatgtgcaatttttatgtagagtttATACATTGGAGCCTATCATAATTTAACAAGAGGCAATGGATAGAGATATGTAGACTGTGGGAAATGGCAGCAGAATTTCAGGAGGAGCTTAAGCTTTTATGTGCAAGGAATAAATCAGCTAGTAATGACTTTCAGGAAGGCACAATGAAAAGTATTAGagtaaaaagtaataaagttaGTTACAAAGTTCCTGTTCCGTTGAACCTGAAGACTAGGAACTATTAGATGGAAGGAAAACCAAAGGATcagagaaggatgtggatgatGAGGAGgatatagttataggtgattccttgaaAAGGCACATGTGTGCAATAACCAGCatgttaaaaaggaaaaaaagaatcacatcatgtattctaaagatggctggtatgggtattaaaacttttattaaaatagagaacaatgttaaagttttcttaacctgaagatgacctaagaaggtcgaaatgttgttctctactttatcttaataaaagttttaatacccataccagccatctttagaatatacttctacttcaagtgggtttctcgtcatcacagagaATCAGATTATCCTACCCAGTGACACAGAAGAAgaatataactgacagagcagaaaatttaataaagggAGCTTGCAGAGATGCATTTAGTTAAGAATCATTTAATGAAAAGTGTCATAAGTTAGTTTTATCAAAGATGCTGCCAAAATTAACTGTAGTGATGAAGCTATAAATAAGTCACTAGGGATAAATGCTTGGTTCAAGTATGAACAGCTTTTCTGGTTGATTTATGGGATACATTGAGTGGAAAAAAAGATTTATTGTAATGGATGGGTTATATTTAAATAGGGTAGGGGCAGGCTTGTTTGTTATAACTCTTAACTCAGCTATATGAGAAGAGTTACACAAGGTCTAAACAATTGTCAAGGCCCAGGAAAACCAAATGCAAAATTAATAAGAGGTAAAGAAATGTTTAGGATATGTAATAAGCATAGAAGGAGTTATAAGATtaagtttaattgttattattgtaatactagaagtataagaaatataaaagataacTTTAGAGCACTAGTAGGAatggaacatttttatataatgagaaaaactgAAACATGATAATTGCAGATGATTTTGATACAGAAGTTGGTTTGAAATAAAGGGTTTCTGGCAATTTAATAGGGATGGAGTGTTAAAGAGATAACAGAAAAGTGGCTTTACACATAAAATGTGACTTTCAGGAAGTTAAAatcagtattattagaataaaaggaacaaactggatggtccaaaggaatcacgttattcaccatgaaaaacgtcctttgtcctgcaggcattgtggattgtagcattgtcctgctgaaagatccagtcatttccacacaagcgagggccttcagtcaataaggatgctctctccatcatgccagtgtagccagctgctgtttgatgtcCCTGTAtcacctgaagctccattgttccatggaaggagaaagcaccccagatcactATAGAACCTCATCCACTGTACCAtgaagaaaatgtctccagtgggatatccttattgtgccagtaacattggaagccatctggaccatccaggttaatttttttttctcatcaaagaacaaaaccttcgtccacttttttacgtcctatgtttggtgcttctcagcaaagtttaactgagctattttgtggtgtggaaggaagcgtggcctttgaagacatttacagtttttaaagcctttctctcgtagatgccttcttattgttcttgagctgcattctgtgtcttTAAGGACCTTAATGTGGTTCGGCAATCTGCTGGTGTGTTGCCAAACAACccatcaaatcctcctgctcaacgccgcaaaattttcttgggccaaccacttgaaattctcattctgtatccctcagggtcttttaagaaatttgcaacagcagttttactatgcccagtcccaccagcgatagcacgttgagagagaccttgcttttacagctcaataattctgccacgttcaaactctgtcgaCTTTTTAggctttgccatgtttttacccaatgtaacacaggagatgtcagtgggaaatgttgacaacacTAGTGCTTGAACACAGATgcctaaatttcattacgtgtttactaattaacgctttgtttcagtatggtcttaaacttttgaccagctagtatttaggctaatttcatagtgttcacattttccatattaagcactaaaaagtttttgtattttctctTTTCTCATTTTCACCTtttgaaactctactcaaataagtggttgagtcaaacaatgcaaaatacatattttttcctttatcttaatttgccttaagattttggccagcagtgtatataccaATTCATCTACACGTttgtacatgttaagtatttgcactataacttttgatggaACATGTATATCTACCCAAAGTGTGGTAGACATTTAGCAAAGAtgacaagtattttgtaaacaaaaaatctgattttttgatgaaatattgttattaaagatttgtttgtgaaaatagagtagTTTTTGTTACTAGTCTCAGTACAAAaagatttcatgttatgattaaaaaaacactaTACTTTgtccccaaaatctcaaataatCTCTAACATTTCCTAAATACActtcaagtgtttgttttgagtaaCACTTCAAATTTTATGTTATCTTCTATActctaataacactgcacaacaatgtttatGCTTcgtgaacactgttgggtgttccttgtagatttttggctgctgatcaagaaaatcacatccaaatttgccaatcacgtactgtttcatcgaaatcttcagttttgctacaatggaaaaatgatatcagggcaaaTGGAATCCtttctgcccagtgctctgaatgtcaaagtgaagaaattcaaccaagcgtgggtaaacggcgggagtaactatgactctcttaaggtaacCAAATGCCTAGTCATCTAATCAGTGACGCGCATGAaaggattaacgagattcccaccgaccctatctactatctagcgaaactacagccaagggaacgggcttcgAGAAATCAGCGGGGACCTGATTTCCCGCTGATTTCTcaaagcccgttcccttggctgtggtttcactagatagtagatagggacagtggacactgcaacgtgatgcacagaacattgaatacaaacaaaaatcagaagcaaaacacttttaattagattaaacttaacagtatattagaaacataaaagcaATTAAATACGtcattgctggtaaacagttaactgtctactTTTCAGTGTTCCTATGTgataaagcaaaaccaaaactatatttgtgcatacccactagatacctgtcacaatcagcaaaacctttcaggaagcaaaacttttcaaaaaaattgttgtgcagtgtaagtGGAGGATATAATTGATAGAgcaggagatataataaagggaGATACCACAGATGCAATTTTGTGTGGATGCTTGGTTTAAGTATGAACAGCTTTTCTGGTTGATTTATGGGATACgttgagtgaaaaaaaaagagatgtatTGTAATGGATGGGTTACATTTAAATAGAGTTGGGGCAGGCTTGTTTGTTATAACTCTTAACTCAGCTATATGATAAAATTTATAGTGGATGGGAATAACAAAGTGTTacaagtggtttggtttgttctgaattttgtgcaaagctacatgaaggctgtGTAATAACCATCAGTCTCTGAAGTCATTCAAGAAGTGTGCAAATAGGATttcaggttgtatctacagaaatactgaatacaagtctatagaagttataatttcattgtacaagcCATTGGTTAGgccaaactttaaatattatgttcagtcttgggttccttaccttaggaaaacACTGATTTTGTTGGAAATGGTTGAGAGAAGGATTAGTAGAATGGTGCTTAAGATGAAGAAGTTGTCATATGAGGACAATTTGAAATCTTTAATTGTTCTCTcttaaagaaagaagagttacGGGAGATCTGTCTGAGGTGCtcaagattgtaaagggaatttaTAGTATTGATGCATTGTTTTTTTCATACCTAACAGTGAGAGTAGCAGGACTAGGAAACaggtataaattttggcaaagtAGGAGTGATCTTTAGCtaattaagacagttttatttttctgaaggtAGTCAtcttttggaatgggttgtcttcagatgttgtggGTGCACTAAGTTTAAGAAAATGCTTCAcaagtatataaatgataagggctggatttgagatatttaaaaatatatatattttaacttagaggatggaacagctgagatggaccaataggtcccatgtgGTTCCAAAACATTAATGTTACATTAAATCTATCATGACCAGAAAGGTGCATTCTGCTTAAAGGgaaaaatttaattgtaaaaaatgaaCTTGTAGTTATTCTTGgacatattaaaaacaacacttgaaaattgaaatttattcaataaaatgttttacttattaaatattattaatcaaaatCATAAAAGAATTCAAAATTTGATTATGAGTTCATTTCATCTTGCTTTGAATGAAATCATTAGTGTCTGTAAATTTCCTGAAATTTGTCTGGCCATAATACCATGTTTATATTCCTCATGGAGAAGAGTTAAGCTAGTTCCAAACAAATAATGCTAATTTGATCTAGTAACTTGAATACAATTGTAGTTATTTCGATTCTTAGCCAACAATTGTTTCTCAATATTTGTTATGATGTAGTAAAATTGCTTTGAGAGGTCAGCAGTTAGTGATTTAATCATATTATAAACACTGTTCTGTTCAAACATATATGCAAATATAGAATTCAGTGGGGTTTCAAGTAGAGACtgtaacaaagtgataaaaacttAGCTTGTCGATATGTTGCTTTACAACTTTAAATTACTCTTGAACTGTAATACTGCAATATGATAAGAAATGTTTTCATAGAACAAGGTGAGGTAAGTTTAGTTAAACCATGTTGTACTCGACTATACTAATTTACCTCTTATCAACAGGCCAGCTGATTATGATCTTGTTTGATTAAGTTTTATCAACCATTTTACAATTTGAATAGGCAAAGGCCAtcataaaaaagaaacttaaaaatattacatattcagTGAAACCTTCTGGATAGAAATTCTTTAAAAAGTTGGCTAGCTTATAATTTTGGTAtgacaaaagaaataaatgtgacattttttttcaattaaaacatacatatataaaatttaaagttataaacatttaaaaactttacaGGAAAGGTTTACAAGAatgtaagaaaatacaaaaaccaggaattaaaattacaatacagGTCAGTATTTCTGAAAAAAACTTTGCAATGAAATCATTTCAAAATTTCAAAGCTGCAAATTGAGACACAAATATCACAtacagaaataagatattttaactgTATAACCTGCTTGATCAGTAGAGTGTTCATCCAGTTCTTTTTaatagggtttggtttgttttgaattttgtgcaaaactacacgaggattatctacACCAGCCATCCctcatttaacaatgtaagactagagacaaggcagctagtcatcaccacccactgccaattcttgggttactctttcactaagaaatagtgggattgaccatcacattataatgcccccatggctgaaagggtgagcatgtttggcctGACATGGAATCAAACCCACAactctcaaattacaagtcgagtgccttaaccacctggccatgccaggccttttagtAGGGGCAATAAACAAACCACACAACAGCTGTGTTGTTCCCATTAATCCAGTTCTCCCAGAATTAAGATTTTGActctaaagaaatgttttaacaattaaaaatagtaaCCAACGTGTTATACAAGCCAACATTATCATAAACAAGCTTATAACATGCAAAAAATCTTATATTCAAATTTGTCAACTCATCCaacatttaaaattcatatgaataaaagacaaaaacaattcTTGTAAGCAAATCTTATCAGTGTTAAAGACACAAGTACATATACTTTCAGGAGTGATTactgaaagaaaatgaaatgattacaaccaaaacaatatatttctatgTGCTTATTTGGTTACTATTAGTTCACACAAAGAGCATCCATTAATTTCTGCTTAAGTACTATTTGTTGTAGTATTTTCTGTCTGTACAAGGATCACTAGTTTTGTAAATTGCTGATTATGATATATAGTTAACTATAATGAATCTAGCTGTcaaacaaaagaacaataaaCTGAACTTGATGAACTAACTAgtattatcaaaacattttgttatattctaTTGCTGtaatgtgaatatacatttaaactaTGTTACCTTTCTTTCCCAAACTCATTCCTGGTTTGTATCCCATCTTTTGCAACATAGCAAACCCTTTATTATTTTCAGGAAGAGCATTACTAAGTCCTTGTAAACGATTTTCTTCCTCTAGCTGTCTTACAGGCTTTTGAAAATTAcgttttttactttcaatttgttGTTTCTCTATTTCATGTTTTCTCTTCAATGAGTGGTTAGAAACTAATCCAGGTCGAATGTCactgaaaaaaaatgtcaaaattatatgaaaatatattttaatagaaactgaataCTCCAGAAGAAAGCCAAAACAGATTTATTATAGGGAAATCTTATCTTACTAAtctgttaatttatttgttatctaAATTATCTAGATGACAGAAAGTCTGTGGACTTCagatttttaagaaatattttaatagagtGCAATAAAGAAAATTACCTAGGAAAGTCACATAAAAGAGTTGGTGAAAGAGACGTTAACTGTGGTGTACAGTGGTTTGGATGGGAAGAAACAAAAGGTTATTAACCCATTGTCTTACCTTCTCCTCatacttatttaaaatgtttttcctaatcAATATGGGTTTATACATACTTAACTTTACTGTCTTATAATCACATATAAAAATTTTGCATTATGCATTACAAGTTGTTCACTATATGTAAAAGTAGTATTAATGAATTCATATTTTAAGGAATAAAGTAAGGGTACAGGATCACTGAGTCCAATCAAACTTGAACAATTATAATCAAAAGCATGATCATCAACAATTTGTGGTGGGTCAGAGCATACTGATTCCCTCAATGCAAATGCTCCCCAAAACAACTCACATGAACCAAAAAATACAGGAGATGAAGGAAACACCAAAATAATAATCTAAAGACTAGTCTATAAGAAGAGCAGAGGCAGAAGACAGGAAACTGGGAACAAGGACAGAAACTGTAACATGCCTTAATAACTAAATCCATCAAAAGGGAAAAGGCCTGACACAATATGCAACTGAGAGGTATACTCAGAAGGGAGAAAAAGGCTGCTCAAATCCAAAACTTCCCAATCACTGAAAACCATGATGGGACAATCATCAGTGTATTATAATTGCTGTGTGAAATTGATCAATTTCCAACAAACCAGAGCCATCACTTCATGGGTCAAGAATTTTGGTTCAGACCCATTGGATGTGGTCGATAATAGTGCTTGCAGTAGTTGTCATCATTACAATCTGAACTGCAGGAGTGTAACTTATGAACTTGAAaaaggatataaaataatttgtaattttctacaaagaagaataaaaatagtAACGAACAATGTAACTAAAGCAGAAAAACCAAGAAAGTAAAACCTTATAGATAAATTTATTAAACGTCAaggaaaaaacacatttattcaaTAACACTGCTAACTGAGTAGTTAACAGCTGCAAAATTATTTGCATGTTAGTATGCAGATATGTAGGAGTTTCAAAATCTGCACCAACAGAGAGCAGTatgagtaagaaaaaaaaacactttgtgaGGAGATAAAATAGTGTActcaaataacatttttgtaatacaaaGCAATAAGAACTAGGACTAGTTCTTGTCAGATGTTGAAGTACACGATATTACAAAGTATACTGACAGATTCAAATAGAAATAGTAGATGATCAAGAGGTTGGATTTATATTGGCTATTATCAGGGGCTCCAGAGGTAGAAACATTATAATAGATAATTTTTATAGATCACATGTTCAAACAGAAAAAATCAATAAGAAATCCTGTGTTTTCACACTTCCAAGTGAAACTTTTTTCAGATAGTTCTGTGATAAACTTATTATCACGATAGTAACAAGCTACTGAATGAAATTGTATGAAGCCATTTATTCATTAGCAGACATttgtgaaagagaaaaataaatttcataaaaggttagtaaaaaattgtattatataaacagaatatatcATTGGAATGAAGTTGGATATACTCCATTAACTTATGAAGTATTAATTGTTTCTATTACACATCTCAACAATTTACCTTGTCTTCCCATACAAATTAATGTCATCATTTATTCACCATTTCAACTGTTTACTTGTAAAGAGACACTACATAGTTTTGAATTTATGTTGTCACCTTTGTATTAAGCACTGCTTACAAACATACACACATCAATGATactatatgtaaatatttcttattgcCTTCTATCTACTGTAGGTCAAGTTCATTTGCAGAGTTCTATTACTGAACTGGAAGTTTCTGACTATCAAAATTAAGGAGACAGTGGATTTCATAATTAAAGTATACCTAAGGATTAGTAGTAACATCCAGTTTATGAACCAGGATTGTGTTACACTGATTTGTTAATTTCACAATAGACAAGATGGTATTACAATTTGTAAGTTTCCAAAGCAAAATTAAGTAATCTGACACAGTAAGCATACATACATTAGTTGTACTCAATCTGGAATGTTCAGTGTGTGTGCATTATAAATGCATTGATATTAACATGGTAAGTAGCAGTTTAGAGGCTCATCAGTACAttaattttgtatgtattttattacacacctataacataaataatactaCAAAAGTGAAATGAATGTAGTTATGATTACTTGAAACATGAATATTAGAAAACttgtttgataaaacataagCTTACTTgttaaaatttgatatataaaactaACAAGTATACCACCCAAATCAGCAAGAATTTCTTTGGGTATGGTAAAGGTAATTAAAACGTTTGAATGAGGAATAAGCCCTTAAATGAAAGATACTTGTAGCAACATTTAAGTTGAAGACTTATAAGTACGAGAAGGTTTAGCTTATAAATATTACCTTACTGTTTTAGAGCTTCTAATAAATGAAACTTTCATAAAACAATACagtgacaaaaataatattacaaatcaaAGCCAGCACAAAATCACTACAGCTTATGTTTTTTGTAACGACATCACTTGGAGTTGATACTGATTTGTTAATGTTACCAGAATGAAGCAAATAGATAAGGTGTGATTAGTTTTTCaaacagaaatttttttttttttattaagtgtcACACAAAAATCTATGAAACTCAGACTGCTACTATATAGATGTATTCTCAATATCTTAAATTTGTGTCCAATACgttaagaaattttaattattatttataatctgACTGCctgcaaatatttaaaattgttatctGGTTAGAACTTAGAATTTCAAATCTCAACTTTAGAAACGTGAATATCTTCACTACATAAGATTAGCGTCATATTCTAGGTTTTACAGTTACGCTTACAACTGAGCTATACTTAAATTCGATCAatcttaaaattttataaacattaatctacaacttaaaaatgtaatacttCGTATATAATTTCTTCACACTTCCTCTGCTCAAACAAAGAGCAAAAATAATCATGTGGATTTTAAGTTTCGAACATACTTTTCTAAAGGAACAGTGATAAAAGTGTCTGACATGTAATCTACTTCATCCTCCTCCGCCATGTTAAAATAAGGGCACGAAGATTACGTAATTAAAGCTTACTTCGCTTTATTGACAACTTTTAATACCCTGTCACAATCTAAATGTAAACGAATATTACTTATTATGTCAACTATGCTATATATATGCTCGCAGGCATAAGGAGGGTCTTTCTTTGCGCCCCCTACGTCGTAGAAAACCATACGATTTCCGAGGGAGATTGcataacaaaaaaggaaaataaaaaaaagaaaaacaagggcAAAAAGATAAAAACAGGAAGAAATATGGATCGGATAGAAAGACAAAAAAATCATAGTTAGAATATCAAGATTAAGGTatgatttttgtttcttcttcacCATTTCCTTACCGTCGGGGCGCCAGCGCATGAATTTTAGTAAACAGTTGAACAATGGATCAAGCGAAATGATGCAATGACCTCTTAATTCTGcatcattttttttccttttacgtCTCCTTAGTGTCGCTGGTtcaaatcttcgtcacaccaaacatgctcgtcctcttagccatgggagcgttataattgttcagtcaatcccactattcgttgataaaagagcagcccaaaagttggtggtgggtagtgatgagtagttgctttcccctacactactaaattatggatggctagcacagatagtcttcgtacagctttgcgcgaaattcaaagcaaaccttgtagttaaataatgaaagtatatacagcccggcatgactagatgattaaagtactcgactcgtaatataagggtcgcaTAGACGAATATATAGAacaattttattctgtttttttttaaattaatatttataagataaatatataaacagaataaaatcttctctttttataattaatatttatcttgtataaagtatttttagtagaaaaagaatttttttttgtattttaattagataataaaaaatatttttcttaattgtgttattaaatgtttattttaatataaatgcatttatattttgtgaataatttaataaaacttcatacattaatttttaaccattttttttGCGTCTTTTACGCCATTTTCTTGGGTATTTATTGTCAGAGCATGGGGGACTACTTGAACAATGAGATCATTCCCTGCTTTACGTCGATTCAAAACTTACTTACATCTTACCATTGGACAAGAAAGACCGTCTGATGTCGCCTTTTTGAATATtgaattcaaaataacattttttatagtaAACAAAATGGAAGAGATGATCACTGCTTTTGCTAATCAGAAGAATCGTGAaaacgtattttttatttgtattttatttggcCGTATATTACATGCGTCAGTAAAGGAAAAAACTATGTGCAAAGAAAAATTTGCTCTGCTGGACTAGCCATATTTACAGACATCTGCTAAATccaatataatgaaacatttcacCCAATACCAGAGCTGATAGAATAACAGGTAAATCACATCaccaaaaaaagaaagaaaaaag
Protein-coding regions in this window:
- the LOC143222963 gene encoding G patch domain-containing protein 11-like isoform X1, producing MAEEDEVDYMSDTFITVPLENDIRPGLVSNHSLKRKHEIEKQQIESKKRNFQKPVRQLEEENRLQGLSNALPENNKGFAMLQKMGYKPGMSLGKKDSGIKQPIPLVVKANRTGLGKEAEDKIQAEKKKAFYLAMVKRKAEDAENAKTNFQQYSRNKIAQKRLLADLRNSQKACEQLDKSIDIEVPHEPWFWPHSEMTDANLNESDDDDNAEKEEEEELDPSEKLEILTAYLRSTHFYCVWCGTAHEDFTDLSDNCPGDTSEDHL
- the LOC143222963 gene encoding G patch domain-containing protein 11-like isoform X2; protein product: MIIFALCLSRGSVKKLYTNDIRPGLVSNHSLKRKHEIEKQQIESKKRNFQKPVRQLEEENRLQGLSNALPENNKGFAMLQKMGYKPGMSLGKKDSGIKQPIPLVVKANRTGLGKEAEDKIQAEKKKAFYLAMVKRKAEDAENAKTNFQQYSRNKIAQKRLLADLRNSQKACEQLDKSIDIEVPHEPWFWPHSEMTDANLNESDDDDNAEKEEEEELDPSEKLEILTAYLRSTHFYCVWCGTAHEDFTDLSDNCPGDTSEDHL